One genomic window of Pelodiscus sinensis isolate JC-2024 chromosome 14, ASM4963464v1, whole genome shotgun sequence includes the following:
- the CFAP161 gene encoding cilia- and flagella-associated protein 161 isoform X1: MNARASLSGKPYTAGVLIANWNEDTYLEEDLLKDYLYKREKGELLIQKSKRLKDNLLKQMQLSVSKDGFVHFGDTVMLLSPENNKSPMENYPAVCGNLTLAVNPDDIRVHTSDSLQAPCGVSAVKSVKPVGRNAFHILSVEGNSMGEPIRFGQNFGLGTTGGFADQMLYLASDHKSFVTFAKKSYLQQVFLTDELSYLTCWQATFLDPQLRLEYEGFPVPANSKVLITHCHTNRGLAVPRNYWLRSYFGKVYEVVCHTYLDSHKAEEDKNYWIIVTANPSDDESSMFDRPKPPSEETREREKNELCAGT, translated from the exons atgaACGCCAGGGCTAGCTTGAGCGGCAAACCCTACACCGCGGGGGTGCTCATCGCCAACTGGAACGAGGACACGTACTTAGAGGAG GACCTCTTGAAAGATTATTTGTAtaaaagagaaaaaggagaaCTACTAATACAGAAATCAAAGAGACTTAAAGATAATCTTTTAAAGCAG ATGCAGCTATCAGTTTCAAAAGATGGATTTGTTCATTTTGGAGACACTGTGATGCTTCTGAGCCCTGAAAACAATAAATCACCTATGGAGAATTATCCTGCAGTGTGTGGTAATCTAACCTTGGCTGTTAATCCAGATGATATAAGAGTACATACATCTGATTCACTACAAGCCCCCTGTGGAGTGAGCGCAGTGAAAAGTGTGAAGCCTGTTGGTCGAAATGCATTTCATATCCTAAG TGTTGAAGGAAATTCTATGGGTGAACCAATTAGATTTGGGCAGAATTTTGGTCTTGGGACAACAGGTGGTTTTGCTGATCAAATG TTATATCTTGCAAGTGACCATAAATCATTTGTTACATTTGCTAAAAAGTCATACCTTCAGCAAGTATTTCTGACAGATGAGCTCTCCTACCTGACTTGTTGGCAAGCTACCTTTTTGGATCCACAGCTTCGTCTTGAATATGAAGGATTTCCAGTTCCT GCAAACAGTAAAGTCCTTATCACTCACTGCCATACAAATCGGGGATTAGCAGTTCCTAGGAACTACTGGCTGAG GTCATACTTTGGAAAGGTATATGAAGTCGTCTGTCACACCTATTTGGATTCCCATAAAGCTGAAGAAGATAAGAATTACTGGATAATAGTCACTGCGAATCCCAGTGATGATGAAAGTAGCATGTTTGACAGACCTAAGCCTCCCTCAGAGgagaccagagagagagagaaaaatgaactCTGTGCAGGAACATAG
- the CFAP161 gene encoding cilia- and flagella-associated protein 161 isoform X2: MQLSVSKDGFVHFGDTVMLLSPENNKSPMENYPAVCGNLTLAVNPDDIRVHTSDSLQAPCGVSAVKSVKPVGRNAFHILSVEGNSMGEPIRFGQNFGLGTTGGFADQMLYLASDHKSFVTFAKKSYLQQVFLTDELSYLTCWQATFLDPQLRLEYEGFPVPANSKVLITHCHTNRGLAVPRNYWLRSYFGKVYEVVCHTYLDSHKAEEDKNYWIIVTANPSDDESSMFDRPKPPSEETREREKNELCAGT, encoded by the exons ATGCAGCTATCAGTTTCAAAAGATGGATTTGTTCATTTTGGAGACACTGTGATGCTTCTGAGCCCTGAAAACAATAAATCACCTATGGAGAATTATCCTGCAGTGTGTGGTAATCTAACCTTGGCTGTTAATCCAGATGATATAAGAGTACATACATCTGATTCACTACAAGCCCCCTGTGGAGTGAGCGCAGTGAAAAGTGTGAAGCCTGTTGGTCGAAATGCATTTCATATCCTAAG TGTTGAAGGAAATTCTATGGGTGAACCAATTAGATTTGGGCAGAATTTTGGTCTTGGGACAACAGGTGGTTTTGCTGATCAAATG TTATATCTTGCAAGTGACCATAAATCATTTGTTACATTTGCTAAAAAGTCATACCTTCAGCAAGTATTTCTGACAGATGAGCTCTCCTACCTGACTTGTTGGCAAGCTACCTTTTTGGATCCACAGCTTCGTCTTGAATATGAAGGATTTCCAGTTCCT GCAAACAGTAAAGTCCTTATCACTCACTGCCATACAAATCGGGGATTAGCAGTTCCTAGGAACTACTGGCTGAG GTCATACTTTGGAAAGGTATATGAAGTCGTCTGTCACACCTATTTGGATTCCCATAAAGCTGAAGAAGATAAGAATTACTGGATAATAGTCACTGCGAATCCCAGTGATGATGAAAGTAGCATGTTTGACAGACCTAAGCCTCCCTCAGAGgagaccagagagagagagaaaaatgaactCTGTGCAGGAACATAG